In Lolium rigidum isolate FL_2022 chromosome 7, APGP_CSIRO_Lrig_0.1, whole genome shotgun sequence, the DNA window GCGTCGCATTTACGTCTCCGTGGACGGCCCGGAAAATATGCGTCGAGCCGCTGAACCTAGTTCCTAATGCATTTTAGGTTTGTGCAGACGGAAACAGTTCGCTCAGCTTTTATTTACATCGCTCCGTTAGAGATACTCTTATGCTTAACTTGCAGATGCAGACATGAGGCAAACTACGGGGCCTGTCGGATTACGCGGCCTGCGCGACACTAGTGCACGTCGGGTTGAGCTTCCCCGATTAGTGGCTACTCGGCCCATTGATAGATTGAAGCTCACTGAATTCTGTCAGCTCGGGGTAGTACAGCCCGATAAGGTTATTTCGGGTTAGGGAATCCCGATTCCTTCTAATCGGATTGTCCTATACCGATTCCTTCTAATTGGGTTCCGTTTCCCCGAtggtgtattatttctgaaaattATTGAAAACATGTATTATTTCtggaaataaagaaaaaaaatgtattATAAAAAAAAATCGCCGAAAACCATCCGTGTACTTTGTTCTCGTACGAAAGATCAGTACTGTTTCTTCTAAGTTCATCATCTATCTCATTCTTTGGGTTGTTCGCGTCACCTAGTTGCCAATAATTTTTGCGATTACTACACGCCAATGAGCGTGTCTACTAAGGGATACACGATTTAAATCACAGTAAATCTCTACTGAACGCACAGACAATTTTTTGGAAGCCGTTTCACCATCAAGTCCCTTTGAGATGCGAGAGGCATCCACTGCTTTCGTTACTGAGTGAAACGCAAGCTGAACTGTTAAATTAATGTCTGGAATAACTAATTAAACAAACCGTTCACGTCATATACATGAATTTCCATGGAGTTCTTCTCTTGCTAATACATCATGCATTTGTTCGGCCAATTACACACTCCACATCATGTATAGTCCACCAAATCCAGTTGACCAACCTTTTCCATGATCGCCTCTGATTGTATAAATTCAAGTCTGACAAATTTTCCATTCCAGTTTATTTGTGTGAATACAGCTAAACAAACCTGTCAGGAGAGAGCTGGTTTACCAAAACATCGACTCATTTCCCTttcgtgtgcaaggtatcaacgcAGCAACTCAGCAAATGTTCCAGGATCAAACAATCAAATAGCTATTAACAACATATGAATTGAAGTGTAAAAAAGAGCGGGGTGAGATGAGATGAGTCAGGCTAGTTAATCTGTCTTTGGAACATACAGAACAAATTGATGCCCATTTACACAAGAGCTCCTAACCATGTCAGAGTTCCGGCTTGTCTCAGATCCTTGGCCTAACCCTACGGCCACTCGTGTCACCACCATCTGAGAGCTGCCCCCATACGCTCTGGCTCTTCCCGCCACTACTGCACGGTTCCTCACACCCAGCAACAGTTCTCAGTATCTCTGACTGGAGTGATGGGCAATTGTCCTTGAGGTAATCAAACCCTTCGGTCCGGATCACAGCTGCAGAGACATAAGGGTATCTGGAATGTTATGGAGCTTTATAAACTTAATTGCGCCAAGAAAGAAACAAAAGATCAAAAGATAGCATGTGGAAGCTATAACTTTCTAGGTAcagtagggtagatggaatcgggGGACCAGATAGTTTTCGTTCAACACAGTGAAATTGGACAGGTTAAGCGAATTTTGACAAAGATGCAAAGGCAAAACAGATCTCTATGTGCTGAACGAAAACTATCTGCTGGTTATTCTAAATTCTAATTTGTTTGTTAGCATACCTACAGAACAGTGCAGTTTAGCGGCACAAACATATTTATGCCTCAGATGTCAGATAACCAAGCAATATCAATACAAGTGATAATTGCTATCTACATCACAGCATTGAGCTACAGACCATCCTCCAGGTGAGATTTAGCTTGCAACTATACTACCTGTCCAACAAATGCAACACGAGAAACTAATAGCATGATCGTGTAATCTCTAGCTCAAGGTATTCATGCATTAATGTTCTCTAAGAAAATATATGTCAGTGACAAGCATGGCATTTTGCCCATGTATGAATTGATTATTACTTGAATGACCAGCAAGTTTTTCATTGCCCTGAATTCAAATGTGGAATACCTGGATTAAGATGAAATGCATTTAAGTCAGATTTGATGAGAAAGCTAAAGTACCTGAAAGATTTTCCGCAGCAAATTTTAGGCAAACAGTTTTAAGCTCCATAGCATGGTGACTATCAGCCAATGCTAGAGTACTCGCAACTGAGACCACAGAAATGCCTTTGCACAAGTAAGATTCACAGAGCAATTTTAGCCTTGCTAAGTCATACTTGTCTGCTGCAGCCAACAATTTTGCCGCCAAAGTATCAAAAATAGAACCCCCAGAGCTTGATGCATCCAACTCACAATCATCAACGAGGGAATCTCTGTAGATGAAATGAAGCATCGCCTGCAAGGAGTGTGCGCAAATAGTAAATACTTGTTTTCGGTTATACTGGAAGGACATTGCTAAGATACGAAACAGATACACACCTTGAAAACCTTTGGCTCTATATCATCGATAACAATCTCTTTGAGATTCTCGCTCTGGTCAACCTCATTCTTCTCTCCATCCAATTCATCATCAAAAAGTTTAGATCTAAATACAGATGATCGTGCAGCCAACACCAGCTTATGGGCATGAAATCTCTCTCCCCCCACATTAAGAATAACATCAACCCCTTCATTACTGTCCAACAGCGAACCAAAGTGGTAGCCAATGTCAGAGTCCGGAACCTGAATGGAGTGTGGCCTGGAGTAATCAATAGTCGACACCACAACACCCACAGTGCAATTTATCTTCAAGCAATCATCTTTAAGAAAGTCAGATGTCTCAAGAGCAGTTCGCCGAAAGAACCGTTTGTAACCCCTAAAATGAGGAATGAATATCAGAATCCAGAAGCTATTACAGACTTTTAAAAAGAATGCATATCTCACTTCACCTCAAAATATCATGGGCTGATAGTTGCATCATACCCAAGTTTTCagattttatatcaaaaataaggAAACCATTGCACAGCAAAAAAAATGTAGATACCACTGGAAAGCTAAATGTTCAAGAAAGTTTCACCCAAATCTTGAATCGCAATTCAATTTGGGGATAAACTGAAAAGCAGGTAACTAATCATGCTGATGTAATTATGACTATTGGTTTATTTTTATAAAATAGTCCAAAATTTCAAGTTCTTATATATTTTTTGCCCCGTAGGGAAATCTACAGGAACAAACAGCAAATCTGGAAGAGTCTTAACGAGGGCATGATGTAATAGGCCTTGAGTTCTGAATCATCAGGTCAGTGGCCTGGAGGAAGTGTTAGACAGgagttactttattttattttatttcgagAACACAATTTGGTTAAGTTAACCTTGCGACAACAATTTTATTTAAACTAAAGGTTACTTTGTGATGCCCTAAAACTGATGGTACATGCACCTGGCCATCTACATCGTCATGGCCTCAATAATCAAAAGCCATCTACATCGTCAACTGTTATGTATCAGGTGAACACCTGGCCAGCCATGCAACCTATGGCAAAATTAATTCATCCCTTATCTTTAGTTTTTTTAATTGCCAATTTAGTTGGATTTACCTCTTGTTATTGATAAAAAAATGTTTGGGGATAAACCTTTATAACACAGGAGAGATGTGCTGCCATTGAGATTAGGCAAAGAGATGAACTATTTCTTAAGAATCTCAAGCCGCTCCCCTTCCATCCAACTCTGTACCTCTTCATGCCCTCCCCTATATGGGAAGTTCTAAAATGGAATGTTATCGTCAGTCTCTCTTCTATGCTTCGTCAGCGTTATCAACACACATAGAGAAAGCACCATACTAATAAGACACTACACCAAAAAATAGGGACGAAATTCATAGTGTACCAAGGTACTGTAGAACAACTCACGCATACCACATTCAATAGAAAGCGACGACCAGACAATTCAAACAGTAGCATGCCACTGGATTAAACAAATCGAAATAACCTGCATGGCTGTACCAGAACACCAAAATGGAAAGCCAACTATCACCGATTAATTAATTCTGTTATCGTGCGCACTATAAATTCAacatggatttatttcacaaTACCAGTGCCAATAGGAATCCACATTAGCTGAGGTATCTCTAGACTATACGTGTACGATCAAAATCAAACATGCTAGCAGTTATAATAATAGGAGTAACTAAACCTCTACGCTTTTTTGCGAATTCAACACCGAAAGTGTTACTACATTCTTATGCAAACCAAGCAGGAGGGTGTCCTATCTAGAGTCGGGTAATTTCTTACCACATGGAGCCTCTGTACTTGAGGGTGTATGGCCCTGACTCGAGCGACCGGTCGAAGTGTGAGTGGACCTTGTGCTTTCCCTTGCCGCTCTGGTCCTGCAGCGTGAGCTCGAATAGGGCGCGTACGTCGGTGCCCTCGGAGGCTAGCGCGATGAAGACGGAGACGTAGGCGGAGTTGTCCTCTGGGTTCTTCCCGTCGGGGTAGAAGTAGATGGCCCACTGGTAGCCGCCGACGGTGAAGGTCTCGCTGGCGATGTGCTTCCCGACGCCCATGCCCTTGGCGAGGGAGTAGCCCTGGATGACGAAGCGGTGGGAGCCGTTCACCGTCTCCGTGACGGAGCGCGAGCTGGTCGGGGACGCCGCCATGTcccgcgacgacggggcgggggcgggggcgggggcaggGCCTGGCGGCGGGGAGGCTTCGCCGACGTCGTCGTCCATGGGagtggctagggttagggttcggggtGGGAGGAAGAGGAATTGGGGAATTTGGGAATGGCCGTACGGGGTAATGCTTTGGTTTGGTTTTGCGGTACACCAAGGGTGAGATGAGTAACACATTCCGCTCCGTCGGTTTGACAAAGCCACATAGGCAGCACAGGGTCGAGCCGAACCGGAAACGATTTTTCATTAAATAAGCAAGATTTAAAGTGTCTTTTCTGCGGTTTCAACTTTTTCTTTTTTGACAaaacaataccacatatattcataccaATAAATACTAGTATTGTACATGGTAGAGGTATCTTcaatgattacaaaataaagtcttttGTACTGAAGGCGACCAAAGATAGATACAAAACCGCAGGCCTGTGAATACCAACGAAAATTCtctcataattttaatttgagccagaATACCAAACTACGTGCACAcgcgcaaccattaaagtggtcaatcaacatcggcaagagtaccaaaacCAGTATACTAGGAACAATGTCACGGGagtcgagagtacgaatcaccattgtcgaggatgtAGCAACTGGGACAAATATTGCGAGGAGACTCCTCGCAACCCCGAGAAAAGATACAAAACCGATATGGCGAATCAAGCCCTGAATGCACATGCCTAAAGAATTGTAATCTCCCAACACCATCATTGACGTTGGGAAGGAGATCTCATCTTCGTTCGAAGGACAGAAGATCACTTATTGTAAACGATAGCATCTTCGTTGAGGTGGAAGCCAAAAAAAGACGAACACCAAAATCCTAATCTGATATATTGAAAACATTACTTTTATGAAAAACTCTACCATAGGTCACGTTCCCCCACCTCCCGACACCGGCGAGATCGGCCAGAGGAGGGGGGCGATCTATGGTAGAGGCGGAAGTGGAGGCCGAGTTTCGTGGAGGCAACGGCTGGAAGGAGAGAGATTGTGCGGTTGAACTTAGTGGATTACGGATGCAACGGCTCTCTTAACTATTTAAGCATACCAAAGTGCAACTACTTTCCTAACTATTTAACCATGTCAAAACAAATTCATCGGTACCTAAACCTCTTCATGTGACATGGCTAAAACCCATGCCCATCTCCAGAAATTGGGGGCCCACATGCAAATTTCAAATAGGAatttatattattcatatttaatAACCAGTAAAACAAAGGAGGTTGCGTTTTGTGGCtcataggtgcatatgcacctattatacaaaataatttaaaaataaatttaaaaatgtaaaaaaaaatctgaaataaaattgcTGGTGTACATcctgacattctatgttcgtacataAGTGTTCGTTGGAAAAcgacattttatgtggcatgtataaaaagacaaaaaaatgtcatgtACGATTATTGTGTTGAAGCATcaaaatttatttattttacatgagacacagaaaatattctttttttctgaaaacttgtgtacgaacataaaatgtctagatttgcaaaattttatattaattttttaatactttaaaatatattttcacacaACGAGTTTATATGCACCCGTGAGCCGAGTTGGATTTCACGTAAAACAAAACCATACATCCAATGGTGTCATTGTAGCACTAGCACCATTGCATTTGTCATCAGTATTAGCATGATCACGGTCATTGCCTTTATTATCAAATTCTATACCGTGAGCCTCAACATCTATTGCATCGTCATGATCATCATAATTCACTTCTTGATGCGTGAATGTGATCGCTGATCGTCAGGCGATTATTGAAGCGGGAAGTTAGCATGCAAGCACCAAGAATAAGGATCGGCCGTCAGCACGCCACGGGCAAACAACTAAACTCGCCTCTCAGCCCTCGGTGGCGGATGACGGAAGAGTTCATGAGCGTGGACCGAAACCTTCTACGGAGTATTTTTTAATCCGGAGGATCAATTGGAATTGAGATCATAGCATGCTTTTTTAGGGAAGTGGCCATGTCCAGATCCATGACAGAAGGAGGGGAGGGGCGAGTGGAAGggggatgatgacccacaagtatagaggtgtatcgtagtatcttcgataagtaagaatgtcgatcccaacgaggagcagaaggtattgacaagcagtttcgatgaaggattcactgtaaatgctcacagacaagtattcagggggttttgatgtaacagatgaataaagtacgagtaagtaaagtgcgagagtaataattgcagcgagtggcccaatattTTTTAGCACAaatgacaagccggtttgtttacttataataaccaaacgttctcgagggcacacgggattttagtctagtgctttcgctacatacggctaattaatcttcattgttttgataagtgttgtgtgggtgaacctatgctaatgtaccgcccttcctaggactaatacatacttgtgattataccccttgcaagcatccgcaactacaagaaagtaattaagataaatctaatcacggccttaaactgcgagatcctgctatccctcctgcatcgatataccaatgggggctcgggtttcgtcactccggcaaccccgcaattggcaaacgagtacaagatgcattcccctaggcccataaaggtgaagtgtcgtgtagtcgacgttcacacgacaccaatagaagaataacaccacaacttaaatatcataacattgaatattactcaaccatacttcactactaacatttagacttcacccatgtcctcaagaactaaacgaactactcacgagacatcatatggaacatgatcagaggtgatatgatgatgaataacaatctgaacataaaccttggttcaacgatttcacccaatagcatcaataacaagtagaaatcaacaccgggagagtttcccctatcaaacaatcaagatcaaacccaaattgttacagcggtgacggcgtgcagcggtggagacggcggtgatgatgatgaaggtgatgatgatggtgatggagatgatgtccagctcgatgacggtgacgatggcgtcgatttccccctccgggagggaatttccccggcggatctcggctgcccggagagctcttttctctctggtgttctccgccccgcagaggcggctgtggctcttcgcgatgtacccctggagcttaggttttcgggacgaaggcgtacgcgaagaaaaggaggcgagaggggctgtgggccccctcctcacagggcggcgcggccaggccttgggccgcgccggcctatggggtgggcccacctcgggtcccctcggctccccctccgGCTCCCTTCCTCTTAcggaaaaatatgatttttcatataatttccgtcaagctgttgatcttccgaaatattgcattcgacggcgctttttccagcggaatcgacgctcggtgcgcgatcctccaataatcatgaaacatgcaaaatagatgaaataacataagtattatctccaaatatgaaatatatcaatgaataacagcaaattatgatataaaatagtgatgcaaattggacgtatcaactccccccaagcttagacttcgcttgtccccaagcgaaactgaactcggtaaacaggaccacatgtttatggagtgaagagtcgataaatcaaatacggacaagaagcatcatattcattcacacaagaaattctagtgaacaacttcctcatataactcaacttgaaacaagtataaggtaatcacaaataaaggtgcataagaaatcatagtggtgatggcaaacttcgttcttggtcagagaacaattaacaggttattcttatctatcaagcagcgctctcatgttaaagtttatatggctcatcttgaatactcaatcataatgatcattgataactttcaaagctatattcatttagataaaacttgtactaaacaaggaagaataaaagacatgatgaaataaatcacaatataatggtttgatcacaacaactcaaatgcttgcttgagatggagggaaataggtttactggctcaacataaagtaaaagacaggcccttcgcagagggaagcagggattaaatcatgtgctagagctttttcaattttgaaatcacataaagagaataaaagtaatattttgagaggtgtttgttgttgtcaacgatcggtagcgggtactctaacccccttgccaaacgagacctccaaagagcggctcccgtgaaggacgttatctctaccagcaaggtagatcatccctcttctcttttgtttacacatgtattttagtttatttaaggatgacgctcccccaacctttgcttacacatgccatggctaaccgaatcctcgggtgccttccaacaatctcataccatggaggagtgtctattgcaaaattaagttgcttacttgatgaatcagggcaaaacatgtgaagagaattattaatgagagttgattaattggggctgggaaccccgttgccagctatttttgcaaaattataggataagtggatgaagccactagtccattagtggaagcttccTAACaatactgaaagataaaacaccacatacttcctcatgagctataaaacattgacacaaataagaagtaataaattttgaattgtttaaaggtagcacatgaagtatttacttggaatggcagggaaataccatgtagtaggtagatatggtggacacaaatggcataggtttgggttgaggtttggatgcacgagaagcattccctctcagtacaggtctttggctagcaaggttaattagcaagcacaaaagttgagggaaacaaacgaatatacatgtgatagaaacaatcatgcatctttcttgtaagcacaaacaattttaacttcagaataataagctatgagctaacaagaaaggaagacaatgaaacaactacatatatttctcttttctacttaaacctcaaggtgttgttgctatttaccaatgctaagtttgccaaaaccaaatagatttactcaatgctcccaaagtggtaccaatactaaaatcaagatcaatcatataatagaaattgcaaactaaaataaggtgtgcaatatgtaaatgataagacttctcattaatatttcataacgataactcacaccaagggatacatagacaaccaactaaaggagagatacttccacactgcaacccatcttatatgataacttccctactcatgatatgacattacttgatagtaaaaagtaaaaggtagtgatgatgtgataccgcggcactcccccaagcttggaacaaaccaaggggatgccaataccgatgatgaattactcttttggcgatggtggtgatgaattcccgacaagcttctccacaagatcctgaagctcatcaatcttgtacatgaggttgcggatcatctccgaattgtgctcgacgcgattaagaagtatgtccgacggcgattcccaattcttggagttatttccccacccttcagcttcaggcttcgtccttcctgtaGTGTTAGAACGatttatatcccaattgctaggcagtgctgccttgggagtcctttcaatttgattattgtagattagattgcggaagggatggtaagtgcctgaagaagatgtctttggagctaggtaatgacgtggaacccttcctccggtgcgaattcttgcgctcctgtttgcactaaaagggttatccaccactttgatgcttgcgacggtagcacgcgggtatgcgcgcgagtcttcctccacttcttcttcatcttcttccttgacgctctcgtccacctctttccactcgggatcttgaatatcttcatccgaaagccccttgcccttattgttggaggccatggtgctcctagattgaaaatagatcctggcagaaacagcttgaaacaaaacatgtcgagaaaacgatatacggacctccaggggtccgggggattatatagcaggaatttttatgtcataaggaaagtaccaggtcgaaccggagtcggaaaggggcgacgaggcggccagctcatagggcggcgcgggccaaggcctggccgcgccggcctatgggggcacgccctcgcgcgtctcctccactccgtttcaatctcgtaatttttcatattttccaaaaacaacgaaaatattgttcggaaagtaaatcgcgaactttctattacctgtactgttacctattcaaagtcgagttctggcggactgtcaatttgacctttgatgaaagcctctggtgtttccactcgaataacatcaacatctacattataagaatcacatgagatataatgcttgagtctttgtccattcaccacttgcgtggcattgccttggagagaactaattttaattgctcctgaatgatacacctcctcaacaacatatggtccttcccatttcgagagtaatttccctgcaaagaatctgagacgagaccgatacaataggactttatccccaatattaaactctcttttaataatccttctatcgtgccatttcttaactttctctttaaagagtttagcattttcataagcttcacttctccattcatctagagaacttaattgcagcaacctcttattaccggctagtttaggatctttatttagttctctaacgacccaataagctttgtgctctagttctaaaggtaaatgacaagcttttccataaaccattttataaggtgacattcccgcggggtttttataagcagttctataagcccatagtgcttccttcaatttactagcccaattctttctagttttattaacagtcttttgcaagatagatttaatttctccatttgatagttctacttgctcactagcaattctatgattaataccatatttagcaagagtttttctaaaaccactgatacgtctccgacgtatcgataatttcttatgttccatgccacattattgatgatatctacatgttttatgcacactttatgtcatattcgtgcattttctggaactaacctattaacaagatgccgaagagccgattctttgttttctgttgtttttggtttcagaaatcctagtaacgaaatattctcggaattggacgaaatcaacgcccagggtcctattttgccacgaagcttccggaagaccgaagaggagtcgaagtggggccacgaggcgccgccaccatagggcggcgcggccagtgccccggccgcgccgacccgtggtgtggggccttcgtgtggcccccacgttgcccttccgcctacttaaagcctccgtcgccgaaacccccgcatgccgagagccacgatacggaaaaccttccggagacgccgccgccaccaatcccatctcggggattacggagatctcctccggcacctgccggagaggggattcatctccgtgaggactcttcaccgccatggtcgcctccggagtgatgagtgagtagttcacccctggactatgggtccatagcgagtagctagatggttgtcttctcctcattgtgcttcattgttggatcttgtgagctgcctaacatgatcaagatcatctatcacgtaatactatatgttgtgtttgtcgggatccgatggatagagaatactatgttatgttaattatcaagttattacctatgtgttgtttatgatcttgcatgctctccgttattagtagaggctcggccaagtttttgctcttaactccaagagggagtatttatgctcgatagtgggttcatgcctccattgataccgggacggtgacgaaagttctaaggttgtgttgtgcttgttgccactagggataaaNNNNNNNNNNNNNNNNNNNNNNNNNNNNNNNNNNNNNNNNNNNNNNNNNNNNNNNNNNNNNNNNNNNNNNNNNNNNNNNNNNNNNNNNNNNNNNNNNNNNgggaacgaagaagaagaagaagaagaaggagaataaaaagaaagaggtaacggtgtatccccgcgtgaatgagataacgctaggtaaccgtaagtatgttgctcctaatgattattgtgacaatgaatctgaatacgatgatcttcctatgccctttacatacattagcaatcatgatttaaatgagcacactacttttgatattgcaaatctccgggaaactaattctgaaaatgatgatgataataattgccatagtgtcagtgctatccatgcttcctcccataatgatatagaaagctctaagcttggggaagaggtgtttgaaaatccttttgctactgatcattatgtgtttgatacatctccttccaataacaatgatggtatggacacagataaaccatcagtgaaagataactattctatttcttatgatgacactgtgcctccgacctttgatgattattataaagaatgctatgatataggttataactatccttatgaaacttgtcatagttatgattggattaccaaaaacaattcccttagtatgcaacttgtttaccatgttcaaattcttgataataatcttgctccaattactattaatgagaataactcttcttatgccaaatttaatgatacttctatgcatatgaaccatgataagaatgttttaagtgatgggtatattgtggatttcatcaacgatgctactgaaagttattatgagagagggaaatatggttatatgcatcttaataatattaagtttcccctctttatgttgagaatcttgaagtcactcgtattttatcctcttatgcttgtcactttgttcttcatgaattcatttgtgtacaagatgcctcttcataggaagcatgttagacataaatgtgttttgaatttgcctcttgatgctctcttttgcttcaaatactatttcttgcgagtgcatcattaaaactgctgagcccatcttaacggctataaagaaagaacttcttgggagataacccatgtgttatttttctacagtactttgttttatatttgtgtcttggaagttttttactactgtagcaacctctccttatctgagttttgtgtttt includes these proteins:
- the LOC124674520 gene encoding BTB/POZ and MATH domain-containing protein 5-like — translated: MDDDVGEASPPPGPAPAPAPAPSSRDMAASPTSSRSVTETVNGSHRFVIQGYSLAKGMGVGKHIASETFTVGGYQWAIYFYPDGKNPEDNSAYVSVFIALASEGTDVRALFELTLQDQSGKGKHKVHSHFDRSLESGPYTLKYRGSMWGYKRFFRRTALETSDFLKDDCLKINCTVGVVVSTIDYSRPHSIQVPDSDIGYHFGSLLDSNEGVDVILNVGGERFHAHKLVLAARSSVFRSKLFDDELDGEKNEVDQSENLKEIVIDDIEPKVFKAMLHFIYRDSLVDDCELDASSSGGSIFDTLAAKLLAAADKYDLARLKLLCESYLCKGISVVSVASTLALADSHHAMELKTVCLKFAAENLSAVIRTEGFDYLKDNCPSLQSEILRTVAGCEEPCSSGGKSQSVWGQLSDGGDTSGRRVRPRI